The sequence CGATGCCACCGGTGGGGCCGAGGCCGTCGGCGCCCCGCAGCTGTTCTCCAATGGAGAGAACATCCTGCGCGCCTGATCCCTCCTGATCGTCGTCAGGGCGTGAGTAGTCAGGGCTTGAGTCGTCAGTTAGCGTGCCGAATAGACGCCCCATCGGCACATGATCTGACGACTCACGGCCCGGCCCCGGTGACTGAGGACCCTCAGATCCTCAGATCGCCGGGGCCCGGTCTGCGTATCGCGTGGCCTCGTCGTAGGCCCGGGCCACGCGCAGCAGGTCCACGTCACGGCCGGGCGCACCCACCAGCTGCAGGCCCACCGGCAACCCCGCCGCGGTGAATCCGCCGGGAACCGATATGGCCGGGCATCCGGTCGCCGAGATCAGGGTCGCCGAGCGCATCCAGTCGACGTAGGACCCCATCGCCATCCCGGCCACCTCTCGCGGCCAGGCCCACTCGGCCGGGAACGGGACCAGTTGCGCCGTGGGCGCCAGGAGCACGTCGAACGCACCGGCGCCGGTGGACCCGGCCGCACCGTCCCGTCCGGCACCACCGACAGCGTTTCTGGCGGTTCCGGTGATTCCGGCGGCTCCGAAGAAGCGTGCGATCTCACGGTCCAGCCGGCCCCGCGCGATGGCCACATCCATCAGGTCCGCCGCGGTCAGCGCCAGCCCGCGCTCAACGTTCCAGGTGACCTCCTCCTTGACCTGACCGGGGAATCCAGCCACCACGTCCCGCAGGGCGAGCGCCATGTCGAAGGCCCGAGTGGCGTCGAAGACCAGGTCCGCCTCACGCAGCCTCGGGCACGCCTCCTCCACTATCGCGCCGAGATCGGCCAGCACTTCCGCCTCTTCCCGCACGACGCCGGCCACCTCGCCTTCCACGGGCACGTCCAGCCCGAAGTCGGTGGTCACCGCCACCCGGACCCCGGCCAGCGGACGGTCCGGGGTGGCCGCACGCCGCGAGCGGTCGCCTCCCGTCCGCACGTTCCCGTACCGGTCTGTTCTGTCCCGATCCATTCCGCCCCGGCCAGTTCCGCCTCGACCTGCTCCGACCTGACCCACGGATTCGGCGAGGAGTTCGGCGAAGTCTCCGGCCGGCGTCGGGCAATGCACCGGGACCCGGGCATCCGGGCCGGCGAGGACGGACAGTGCCAGGATGACGTCCTCCACCGAGCGTGCCATGGCACCCTTCTGACCGAGCCAGGCGCGAGGATCCCGCGCGGGGGCGTTGGGCACCACCCCATGCGAGGCTCGGAAGCCGACGACGTTGTTGAAGGCGGCCGGATTTCGCAGGGAACCGCCCATGTCCGAGCCATCGGCCAGGGGCTGGATGCGCGTGGCCAGGGTGACAGCGGCCCCACCCGAGGAACCGCCGGCGCTGCGACTCGGATCGTAGGGATTGAGCGTGGTCCCGAACACCGTGTTGTAGGTGTGGGACCCGGCGGCGAACTCCGGGACGTTGTTCTTGCCGGTGGAGATCACGCCGGCGCGCTGGAACCGCTCGACCACCAGGTCGCTCTCCCGGGGCACCAGGTCGGCGAAGATCGGAGAGCCGGAGGTCGTGCGGATACCCGCGGTGGCATGGGTGTCCTTGTGCGTCATCGGGATCCCGTGCAGCGCCGGCAGGTCCTCCGGGGCCGTGGCCGCAGCGTGGTCGTCGGCCGCGAGCGCCTGATCGAAGGCACGTTCACGGACCTGGGTCACCACAGCGTTGACGCTCGGATTGACCTCGTCGATCCGGTCGAAGTGGGCCTGAAGCACCTCCCGGGCGGAGACCTGGCGATGACGCAGGGCGGCGGACAGATCACGGGCAGACAGGCTCAACGGGTCCATGCCGGAATCCTAGGCCGTCTCTATCCGTCCAAGGCCTCGATGAAGGCTCGCTCGGCCGCGTCCGAGAACGGAACGAAGACGACCGAGGTGACCGGGCCGGCGTCGGGACCGACCTCCGCGTCCATCGCGCGGCAGGTCTGCACGGCGATGCGGGCGGCATCGCCCATCGGCCAGCCGTAGACGCCGGCGGAGATCGCGGGGAAGGCCACGCTGCGGGCCCCGATCCGGGCGGCCACGCGCAGGGATTCCCGGTAGCAGGAGGCCAGTGTCTCGGACTTGTCGATCGTCTTCGCATACACCGGTCCCACCGTGTGGATGACCCAGCGGGCCGGCAGCCGCCCCGCCGTGGTTGCGACGGCCCGGCCCGCCGGCAAGCCGTCCGGCAGCTCGGTTTCGCGTAAGTGCCGGCACTCGGCGAGGATCTCCGGGCCGCCGCGGCGGTGGATGGCCCCGTCCACGCCCCCGCCGCCGAGCAGGGTGGAGTTGGCGGCATTGACGATCGCGTCCACGGACTGTTCCGTGATGTCCCCGGGTTCGATGCGCAGTTCCATGCCCCGATGGTGACATGTCCCCTCCGTGCGCCGCGAGAGGTCCCGGGTCCTGCCACTCAACCCGGCCCTCACCCATGACGGATGTCATGGAGCATCGATGACGCCCGGCAGATCCGCTGCGGGGCCCGGTTCCACAGACTGGAGGCATGAACACCACAGCCCCCAGCACCGTCCCGGGCACCGTCCC comes from Citricoccus muralis and encodes:
- a CDS encoding amidase family protein — protein: MDPLSLSARDLSAALRHRQVSAREVLQAHFDRIDEVNPSVNAVVTQVRERAFDQALAADDHAAATAPEDLPALHGIPMTHKDTHATAGIRTTSGSPIFADLVPRESDLVVERFQRAGVISTGKNNVPEFAAGSHTYNTVFGTTLNPYDPSRSAGGSSGGAAVTLATRIQPLADGSDMGGSLRNPAAFNNVVGFRASHGVVPNAPARDPRAWLGQKGAMARSVEDVILALSVLAGPDARVPVHCPTPAGDFAELLAESVGQVGAGRGGTGRGGMDRDRTDRYGNVRTGGDRSRRAATPDRPLAGVRVAVTTDFGLDVPVEGEVAGVVREEAEVLADLGAIVEEACPRLREADLVFDATRAFDMALALRDVVAGFPGQVKEEVTWNVERGLALTAADLMDVAIARGRLDREIARFFGAAGITGTARNAVGGAGRDGAAGSTGAGAFDVLLAPTAQLVPFPAEWAWPREVAGMAMGSYVDWMRSATLISATGCPAISVPGGFTAAGLPVGLQLVGAPGRDVDLLRVARAYDEATRYADRAPAI
- a CDS encoding O-acetyl-ADP-ribose deacetylase, which produces MELRIEPGDITEQSVDAIVNAANSTLLGGGGVDGAIHRRGGPEILAECRHLRETELPDGLPAGRAVATTAGRLPARWVIHTVGPVYAKTIDKSETLASCYRESLRVAARIGARSVAFPAISAGVYGWPMGDAARIAVQTCRAMDAEVGPDAGPVTSVVFVPFSDAAERAFIEALDG